One region of Demequina sp. TMPB413 genomic DNA includes:
- a CDS encoding restriction endonuclease encodes MPSTRRQLPRVSVAWASAMAVISVVFGVWLGVALAPASQAPWWQGLLDFAKSPGAAAFAALLAAVIAFGGISKQVAVSRASLTHQKESAQADAWWAMFEWASDRAIPRRQDERPLPVSVSIRTLERLAAEATEQVQEAACAGVIDVLTPAIDAAGLGLAVDGRDAVASEGELAGFAALASYVESNAGTPAASFAAEAHVYEFRVASALVSLSTQNPRVKIYRNPPSAADHGADAIAVVDGLRVIIEIKAYRSAAGLPSKILQAIRRLRGRVPDADAILVITTFPADLGPDQESELRATTALWRGPEDDARLLEALLHASSLR; translated from the coding sequence ATGCCCTCCACTCGCCGACAACTCCCGCGCGTCTCAGTCGCTTGGGCCAGCGCAATGGCCGTCATCTCAGTTGTCTTTGGCGTTTGGCTCGGGGTCGCGCTCGCACCAGCGAGCCAGGCACCGTGGTGGCAAGGGCTTCTGGACTTCGCAAAGAGCCCAGGCGCAGCCGCCTTCGCTGCGCTTCTCGCCGCGGTTATCGCCTTTGGCGGGATATCCAAGCAGGTCGCGGTGTCGCGAGCTTCGCTCACACATCAGAAGGAGTCGGCGCAGGCGGACGCCTGGTGGGCGATGTTCGAGTGGGCATCGGATCGGGCGATCCCTCGCCGACAGGACGAGCGGCCGTTGCCCGTCAGCGTTTCGATCAGGACGCTTGAGCGGCTAGCTGCCGAGGCGACCGAGCAGGTGCAGGAGGCTGCATGTGCCGGTGTCATTGACGTCCTCACTCCAGCGATTGATGCTGCAGGACTCGGACTCGCGGTTGATGGGAGGGATGCGGTTGCATCCGAAGGAGAACTAGCTGGCTTTGCCGCTCTCGCGTCGTACGTTGAGTCAAACGCAGGTACGCCCGCAGCGTCCTTTGCGGCAGAGGCCCATGTCTACGAGTTTCGCGTCGCCAGCGCGCTCGTGTCTCTCTCAACACAGAATCCGCGAGTCAAGATCTACAGGAACCCGCCTTCTGCGGCCGATCACGGCGCAGACGCAATAGCCGTCGTCGATGGGCTGCGGGTGATCATCGAGATAAAGGCATACCGAAGTGCTGCGGGGCTACCGAGTAAGATTCTTCAGGCGATTCGTCGTCTTCGGGGCCGCGTGCCGGATGCCGACGCGATTCTTGTCATCACCACATTCCCTGCGGACTTGGGGCCAGACCAAGAGTCAGAACTGCGTGCCACAACTGCTCTCTGGCGGGGTCCCGAAGATGACGCTCGGCTCCTGGAGGCGCTCTTGCACGCGAGTTCCCTGCGATAG
- the pgi gene encoding glucose-6-phosphate isomerase: MWALRVAPPTLTFITVVPVTSPIDCTATSAWAELESHKSAFTPDLRGWFAADAGRVERMSLPLADLHVDLSKNLVTDEILASLVRLAEQTGVAERYQAMLAGEHINTTEDRAVLHTALRRPADASPGLVVDGQDIDADVHAVLGKISAFADRVRSGEWKGVTGKQVTHIVNIGIGGSDLGPVMVYEALEPYADAGIEARFVSNIDPTDMGQKVKGLDPETTLFIVASKTFTTLETLTNARLARDWLWSALQEAGAISGDDASKTDAVAHHFVAVSTALDKVAAFGIDTDNAFGFWDWVGGRYSVDSAIGLSLCIALGPDNFQLLLDGFHSVDEHVRATPLAQNVPVLMGLLNVWYVNFLGSQSHAVLPYAQQLHRFPAYLQQLTMESNGKSVRWDGSPVTCDTGEIFWGEPGTNGQHAFYQLIHQGTRLIPADFIAVANPAYPLSDGDQDVHNLFLANYLAQTKALAFGKTAEEVEAEGTTGALVAARTFAGNKPTTSIFAPALTPQVVGQLIALYEHITFAQGVIWGINSFDQWGVELGKKLAMEIAPAIEGDSEALAAQDASTQALIAYYKANRT, from the coding sequence ATGTGGGCCCTTCGGGTCGCACCACCGACGCTCACATTCATTACTGTGGTACCCGTGACTTCTCCCATTGATTGCACCGCCACGTCCGCCTGGGCCGAACTCGAGTCCCACAAGTCCGCCTTCACCCCCGACCTGCGTGGCTGGTTCGCCGCCGACGCCGGCCGAGTGGAGCGCATGAGCCTGCCTCTGGCAGACCTGCACGTGGACCTCTCCAAGAACCTTGTGACCGACGAGATCCTCGCGTCCCTGGTACGCCTGGCAGAGCAGACCGGGGTGGCCGAGCGCTACCAGGCCATGCTCGCGGGCGAGCACATCAACACCACCGAGGACCGCGCCGTCCTGCACACCGCGCTGCGTCGCCCGGCCGACGCCTCCCCCGGCTTGGTGGTCGACGGCCAGGACATCGACGCCGACGTCCACGCGGTGCTGGGCAAGATCTCCGCCTTTGCCGACCGCGTCCGCTCTGGCGAGTGGAAAGGCGTCACCGGCAAGCAGGTGACGCACATCGTCAACATCGGCATCGGCGGCTCTGACCTGGGCCCCGTGATGGTCTACGAAGCCCTCGAGCCCTACGCCGACGCCGGCATCGAGGCGCGCTTTGTCTCCAACATCGACCCCACGGACATGGGTCAGAAGGTCAAGGGCCTAGACCCCGAGACCACCCTGTTCATCGTGGCCTCCAAGACGTTCACCACGCTTGAGACGCTCACCAACGCGCGCCTTGCGCGTGACTGGCTGTGGTCCGCTTTGCAGGAGGCCGGCGCCATCTCTGGCGACGACGCTTCCAAGACCGACGCCGTGGCGCACCACTTTGTCGCGGTGTCGACGGCGCTGGACAAGGTCGCGGCTTTCGGCATCGACACCGACAACGCGTTTGGTTTCTGGGACTGGGTGGGCGGCCGCTACTCGGTGGACTCGGCCATCGGCCTGTCGCTTTGCATCGCGCTTGGCCCTGACAACTTCCAGTTGCTGCTGGACGGTTTCCACTCGGTGGACGAGCACGTGCGCGCCACTCCCCTGGCCCAGAACGTGCCCGTCCTGATGGGGCTGCTGAACGTCTGGTACGTCAACTTCTTGGGATCTCAGTCGCACGCCGTGCTGCCGTACGCGCAGCAGCTGCACCGCTTCCCCGCGTACTTGCAGCAGCTCACCATGGAGTCCAACGGCAAGTCGGTGCGCTGGGACGGCTCACCCGTCACGTGCGACACGGGCGAGATCTTTTGGGGCGAGCCGGGCACCAACGGCCAGCACGCGTTCTACCAGCTCATTCACCAGGGCACGCGCCTGATCCCTGCGGACTTCATCGCGGTGGCCAACCCCGCCTACCCGCTGTCGGACGGCGACCAGGATGTGCACAACCTGTTCCTGGCCAACTACTTGGCGCAGACCAAGGCGCTGGCGTTCGGCAAGACTGCTGAGGAGGTCGAGGCCGAGGGGACGACCGGAGCCTTAGTGGCCGCGCGCACGTTCGCAGGCAACAAGCCGACGACGTCGATCTTCGCGCCCGCGCTCACCCCTCAGGTGGTGGGCCAGCTGATCGCGCTGTACGAGCACATCACGTTCGCGCAAGGTGTGATCTGGGGCATCAACTCCTTTGACCAGTGGGGCGTGGAACTGGGCAAGAAGCTCGCCATGGAGATCGCGCCTGCTATTGAAGGTGACTCTGAGGCTTTGGCTGCTCAGGACGCGTCGACTCAGGCGCTCATCGCGTACTACAAGGCGAACCGCACGTAG
- a CDS encoding potassium channel family protein, with protein MIAFTVCGVLIVVATGVDLALTMLHPTRSGYVSAIATSVTWRVMRFAARKLRKDAIAGYAGPVMMLAQLASWVLGLWLGFALIYAGSLDQLDYTLPGSDDSPGFVDALYFSGVALSTVGFGDIVAQSDSMRLVSAAEAALGLAVFGAAISYLLTVYPLVSEIRTIARHLSSAQDHHGAAELVAHGGQSRLDTLERDLIRLDESTQRFPILYYFHAHDPTASLGSVIRATSLITMQLRWGIATQSAPYARWYGGVLEGTLTRVTEHLAGRYHRLGSAAAHSPPTSEQVDSEWRAARAAAADVTRIEAEDEIDVNSFAEHLRRFDRFLRELEREHLYAPPRS; from the coding sequence ATGATCGCCTTCACGGTGTGCGGCGTGCTCATCGTCGTGGCGACCGGGGTGGACCTGGCGCTCACGATGTTGCATCCCACGCGCAGCGGGTACGTGAGCGCCATCGCCACCAGCGTGACGTGGCGGGTGATGCGATTCGCGGCGAGGAAGCTGCGAAAGGACGCCATCGCCGGCTATGCAGGGCCCGTGATGATGCTCGCGCAACTCGCGAGTTGGGTGCTCGGGCTGTGGTTGGGCTTTGCGTTGATCTACGCGGGCAGTCTCGACCAGCTCGACTACACGCTGCCGGGGAGCGATGACTCGCCGGGGTTCGTCGACGCCTTGTACTTCAGCGGGGTAGCGCTGTCGACGGTCGGCTTCGGCGACATCGTTGCGCAAAGCGACAGCATGCGCCTCGTGAGCGCGGCGGAGGCGGCGCTCGGCCTAGCGGTGTTCGGCGCGGCGATCTCGTACCTGCTGACCGTGTATCCCTTGGTGTCGGAGATTCGGACGATCGCGCGCCATCTCAGCAGCGCGCAGGATCACCATGGTGCCGCAGAACTGGTGGCTCACGGAGGGCAGTCACGGCTCGACACGCTCGAGCGCGACCTGATCAGGCTGGACGAGAGCACTCAGCGGTTCCCGATTCTCTACTACTTCCACGCGCATGATCCCACCGCCTCGCTCGGCAGCGTCATCCGGGCGACAAGCCTCATCACCATGCAATTGCGCTGGGGAATCGCCACGCAGTCCGCACCGTATGCCCGCTGGTACGGCGGGGTGCTCGAAGGGACCCTGACCAGGGTGACCGAGCATCTCGCCGGCCGCTATCACCGCTTGGGTTCGGCGGCAGCTCACTCGCCTCCCACCTCCGAGCAAGTGGACAGCGAGTGGCGCGCCGCGCGGGCTGCCGCCGCAGACGTGACGCGCATCGAGGCCGAAGACGAGATTGATGTGAACTCGTTTGCCGAGCACCTCAGGAGGTTCGACCGATTCCTGCGCGAGCTAGAGCGCGAGCATCTCTACGCACCTCCGCGCTCCTGA
- a CDS encoding RNA helicase: protein MTSATPPLLDRLPGTPAGTAPDPDALYEAFSAWAAEQGLPLYPHQDEALMEIVSGAHVILATPTGSGKSLVAMGAHFAAFAAHRAGTGGRTYYTAPLKALVSEKFFALIEVFGTANVGMMTGDSAVNADAPIICCTAEILANLALRDGAATDASLVVMDEFHFYADPQRGWAWQVPLLELPNAQFVLMSATLGDTSWLVEDLERRGNRAIAQVTTIDRPVPLTFDYSVEPLPEVIERLVQTGRAPVYVVHFTQKEAVERAQALLSTKVASKEERVRIADALGDTRFGTGFGKTLSKFLRAGIGVHHAGMLPKYRRIVERLTQQGLLKVVCGTDTLGVGINVPIRTVLFTSLVKYDGERMRHLTAREFHQIAGRAGRAGFDTEGDVIVMAPEHVIAHRKALANAGDDPKKRKKIVRKSAPAGHVNWTDATFERLRDAPPEPLVSRFEVTHAMVLNILARGVANPWLDREPQDPVLAMRDLLNAIHETPAQRSAHVRQSLRIARSLRIAGVVERARVPDASHPRGERPTLRLTVDVPRGFALNQTLSPFALAAMDLLNVEAPDHALDVVSVIEATLSDPRQILIAQQYQARGEAVAAMKADGIEYEERMDLLDEVTWPKPLADLLEPAFIAYRHTNPWVMDAELSPKSVVRDMLEKAMSFGDLISVYGLERTEGVVLRYLAEAYRALRQTVPEEHRTDEVMAITTWLGELVRATDSSLLDEWERLMNPDAPVRDAADPATAPPAPVRPMSGNPRMLRRLVRNLMFRRVELASRENYPALGALDGASGWNGDAWREALDPLFEAQGDHAIGIGPAARSAALVTFVEPGGDHGVGAARAALAGTRDGELPEGTWLVRQVLDDPAGDHDWAIIAAVDLEASDEAGAPVLQVLHVGPQ, encoded by the coding sequence ATGACTTCCGCCACCCCACCGCTGCTCGATCGCCTGCCCGGGACCCCCGCAGGCACCGCCCCCGATCCCGACGCTCTGTACGAGGCGTTCTCCGCCTGGGCCGCCGAGCAGGGCCTGCCCCTATACCCTCACCAGGACGAGGCGCTCATGGAGATCGTCTCCGGCGCGCATGTGATTCTCGCGACGCCCACTGGTTCAGGAAAGTCCCTGGTAGCGATGGGTGCGCACTTCGCCGCGTTCGCCGCGCATCGGGCTGGCACCGGCGGTCGCACTTACTACACGGCGCCGCTCAAGGCGCTCGTCAGCGAGAAGTTCTTCGCGCTCATCGAGGTGTTTGGCACCGCGAACGTGGGCATGATGACCGGCGACTCCGCGGTCAACGCCGACGCCCCGATCATCTGCTGCACCGCCGAGATCCTCGCCAACCTGGCTCTGCGCGACGGCGCCGCCACCGATGCCTCGCTCGTGGTGATGGACGAGTTCCACTTCTACGCTGACCCGCAGCGAGGGTGGGCGTGGCAGGTGCCGCTCTTGGAGCTACCGAACGCGCAGTTCGTGCTGATGTCAGCCACTCTGGGCGACACCTCCTGGCTGGTCGAGGACCTGGAGCGTCGCGGCAACCGCGCGATCGCCCAGGTCACCACCATCGACCGGCCGGTGCCGCTGACCTTCGATTACAGCGTCGAGCCGTTGCCGGAGGTGATCGAGCGCCTGGTGCAGACCGGTCGCGCGCCGGTCTATGTCGTCCACTTCACCCAGAAGGAAGCCGTGGAGCGCGCGCAAGCGCTGCTCAGCACCAAGGTCGCGTCCAAGGAGGAGCGCGTTCGCATCGCCGACGCTTTGGGCGACACCAGGTTTGGCACGGGCTTTGGCAAGACGCTGAGCAAGTTCCTGCGCGCGGGCATCGGCGTGCACCACGCGGGGATGCTCCCCAAGTACCGGCGCATCGTCGAGCGGCTGACGCAGCAGGGTCTGCTCAAGGTGGTGTGCGGGACCGACACTCTTGGCGTCGGCATCAACGTCCCCATCCGCACCGTGCTGTTCACGTCGCTGGTGAAGTACGACGGTGAGCGCATGCGCCACCTCACCGCGCGCGAGTTCCATCAGATCGCCGGCCGCGCCGGGCGTGCTGGCTTCGACACCGAGGGCGACGTGATCGTCATGGCGCCTGAGCACGTGATCGCCCACCGCAAGGCGCTGGCCAACGCTGGCGATGATCCCAAGAAGCGCAAGAAGATTGTGCGCAAGAGCGCGCCCGCGGGACACGTCAACTGGACCGATGCGACGTTCGAGCGACTGCGAGACGCTCCCCCTGAGCCGCTCGTCAGCCGCTTCGAGGTGACTCACGCGATGGTGCTGAACATCTTGGCGCGCGGGGTGGCCAATCCGTGGCTCGACCGCGAGCCTCAAGACCCCGTGCTCGCGATGCGGGACCTGCTGAATGCGATCCACGAGACCCCTGCGCAGCGTTCCGCGCACGTTCGCCAGTCCCTCCGCATCGCACGGTCCCTGCGCATCGCCGGCGTGGTCGAGCGGGCCAGGGTGCCAGACGCCTCCCACCCTCGCGGGGAGCGGCCGACGCTGCGGCTGACGGTCGACGTGCCGCGCGGCTTCGCGCTCAACCAGACGTTGTCGCCGTTCGCGCTCGCCGCGATGGACCTGCTGAACGTCGAGGCCCCCGACCACGCCCTCGACGTGGTCTCGGTGATCGAGGCGACGCTGTCGGACCCTCGCCAGATCCTCATCGCGCAGCAGTATCAGGCGCGCGGCGAGGCCGTCGCCGCGATGAAGGCCGACGGCATCGAGTACGAGGAGCGGATGGACCTGCTGGACGAGGTCACGTGGCCCAAGCCGCTCGCTGACCTGCTCGAACCCGCGTTCATCGCGTATCGCCACACCAACCCGTGGGTCATGGATGCCGAGCTCTCCCCCAAGTCCGTGGTGCGCGACATGCTTGAGAAGGCGATGTCGTTCGGCGATCTCATTTCCGTCTACGGCCTCGAACGCACCGAGGGCGTGGTGCTGCGCTATTTGGCCGAGGCTTACCGCGCGCTACGCCAGACCGTCCCGGAGGAGCACCGCACCGACGAGGTCATGGCGATCACCACCTGGCTGGGCGAGCTGGTGCGCGCGACCGACTCGTCGCTGCTGGACGAGTGGGAGCGGCTCATGAACCCCGACGCCCCCGTCCGCGACGCCGCCGATCCCGCCACCGCGCCGCCCGCGCCCGTGCGCCCCATGTCAGGCAACCCGCGCATGCTGCGCCGCTTGGTGCGCAACCTGATGTTCCGCCGCGTCGAGTTGGCCTCCCGCGAGAACTACCCAGCGCTTGGCGCCCTCGACGGCGCGTCGGGATGGAACGGCGACGCGTGGCGCGAGGCCCTCGACCCCTTGTTCGAGGCTCAAGGCGACCACGCCATCGGCATCGGGCCCGCTGCCCGATCTGCTGCGCTGGTGACCTTTGTGGAACCGGGCGGCGACCACGGCGTCGGCGCTGCGAGGGCCGCCCTTGCGGGCACACGGGACGGCGAGCTGCCGGAGGGCACGTGGCTGGTGCGCCAGGTGCTCGATGACCCTGCCGGCGATCACGACTGGGCGATCATTGCCGCGGTGGACCTTGAGGCCTCCGACGAGGCGGGCGCGCCGGTGCTCCAGGTGCTGCACGTCGGCCCTCAATAG
- a CDS encoding NADPH-dependent F420 reductase has translation MADPPAIRSVGILGAGRVGRALAQLARDAGLGVTVAGSQDQAGIADAVRADAVILAIPLGKYRTLPANALSVALVIDAMNYWWELDGRLPEFEDATTSSSEIVASFLSGARVVKAFNHASVWELENLAAPAGDPQRRALAVAGDDAEAVAAVASLVDAMGFDPVAAGPLKEGVRFEPTTEAFGADATKAELQEMLESFWDSQRGRVVARARNRQG, from the coding sequence ATGGCTGACCCACCCGCGATCCGCAGCGTCGGCATCCTGGGCGCTGGGCGCGTCGGCCGGGCACTCGCGCAACTCGCGCGCGACGCGGGGCTCGGCGTGACCGTCGCCGGTTCACAAGACCAGGCGGGAATCGCCGACGCCGTCCGGGCCGATGCCGTCATCCTCGCCATCCCCCTCGGCAAGTACCGCACGCTCCCCGCCAACGCGCTCAGCGTTGCCCTCGTGATCGACGCGATGAACTACTGGTGGGAGCTCGACGGCCGCCTTCCAGAATTCGAGGACGCGACCACGTCCAGCTCCGAGATCGTCGCCTCCTTTCTCAGCGGCGCACGCGTCGTCAAGGCCTTCAACCACGCGAGCGTCTGGGAACTGGAAAACCTGGCCGCTCCTGCAGGCGATCCCCAGCGTCGTGCGTTGGCCGTCGCGGGGGACGACGCTGAAGCCGTGGCCGCCGTCGCCTCCCTGGTCGACGCGATGGGTTTCGATCCCGTCGCCGCCGGCCCGCTCAAGGAGGGCGTCCGGTTCGAACCGACCACAGAAGCTTTCGGCGCCGATGCGACCAAGGCGGAGTTGCAAGAGATGCTCGAGAGCTTCTGGGACTCCCAACGCGGCAGGGTGGTCGCGCGGGCGAGGAACCGCCAGGGCTAG
- a CDS encoding pyridoxal-phosphate dependent enzyme: MNTASVPSRPQIDAAAAAIAPHVRRTPVIEIPGDTLGLDVTLVFKLEYLQVTGAFKARGAVHYVATQPIAETGIVAASGGNHGAAVAYAAQRFGHEAHIFVPTTANPAKVERLIHLGAHVHPVGLTYPDARDASRAYLAEHDATTIEAFDDPVVMAGAATVAREFEADGVGADGRPLDAMLVAVGGGGLAGGTAAWCGDHMTIVGCETVGTASYAASVEAGEPVAVPISGVAADHLGAQIGRVPWAALSAAGVLSAVVTDEEVLEAQSRLWRLLRVVVEPGVAAPFAALLTGRWVPEPGARVGVVLCGANVVNPTMAPPAALV; the protein is encoded by the coding sequence GTGAACACCGCCTCCGTGCCTAGCCGCCCCCAGATCGACGCCGCCGCCGCGGCGATCGCTCCCCACGTGCGTCGCACGCCCGTGATCGAGATCCCCGGCGACACGCTCGGGCTGGATGTCACGCTCGTGTTCAAGCTCGAGTACCTCCAGGTGACGGGTGCCTTTAAGGCGCGCGGTGCGGTCCACTATGTGGCAACCCAGCCGATCGCCGAGACGGGCATCGTCGCTGCTTCCGGCGGGAATCACGGCGCCGCCGTGGCCTACGCAGCCCAGCGCTTTGGTCACGAGGCCCACATCTTTGTGCCCACGACGGCCAACCCTGCCAAGGTCGAGCGGCTCATTCACTTGGGCGCCCATGTGCATCCCGTCGGCCTCACCTACCCCGACGCGCGTGACGCCTCCCGCGCCTACCTGGCGGAGCACGACGCCACCACCATCGAGGCTTTCGATGACCCGGTGGTCATGGCGGGGGCTGCCACGGTGGCCCGCGAGTTCGAAGCCGACGGTGTGGGTGCCGACGGGCGGCCCTTGGACGCCATGTTGGTCGCGGTGGGCGGCGGAGGGCTCGCTGGCGGGACGGCTGCGTGGTGCGGCGACCACATGACGATCGTCGGTTGCGAGACGGTCGGCACGGCGTCGTATGCGGCATCGGTCGAGGCAGGCGAGCCTGTCGCGGTGCCCATCTCTGGGGTCGCGGCAGACCACTTGGGGGCGCAGATCGGGCGCGTGCCGTGGGCCGCGCTGAGTGCCGCCGGCGTGTTGTCAGCGGTGGTGACCGACGAGGAAGTGTTGGAGGCGCAGTCTCGCTTGTGGCGGTTGCTGCGCGTGGTGGTCGAGCCCGGTGTGGCGGCGCCTTTTGCCGCGTTGCTGACGGGACGTTGGGTGCCGGAGCCAGGCGCGCGCGTCGGCGTGGTGTTGTGCGGCGCGAACGTCGTCAACCCGACGATGGCTCCGCCAGCGGCGCTCGTCTAG
- the ligA gene encoding NAD-dependent DNA ligase LigA, whose amino-acid sequence MTDPRARHQDLVQQIEQHRAAYYGDDAPTISDAEYDALERDLRALEAEYPELAEPDSPTQTVGSAGVATGFATVKHRERMMSLDNAFSLEDVASWLVRVGKEAGDRELVCEPKIDGLSISLTYMDGELTQGLTRGDGTAGEDVTANVRTIKGLPDRLKGDQLPALVEIRGEVYLPIKDFEALNEALLADGKAPYANPRNTAAGSLRQKDSKVTASRPLAVTTYALGAIEWGDQAPDARLESQSGIYEVLSDWGLPVSSHAKVLRGIDAIESYLLELEAKRHSMVHEIDGAVLKVNERAAQRELGSTSRAPRWAIAYKFPPEEVHTTLEDIRVDVGRTGRVTPYGVMTPTTVAGSTVTYATLHNAHEVKRKGVMIGDTVVLRKAGDVIPEIVGPVVAARTGKEREWTMPTECPSCGTTLAEQKEGDKDLRCPNSEFCPAQITDRIAFIGSRGALDVEGLGDKAAIALVESGVLANEAGLFSLTEQDLQKVDLFVLKSKETLTKAQREAGAVPREPGDLSHNGTKLLEELDKAKSQPLWRVVVSLSIRHVGPTASRALAGAFGSMGAIREASEAELAAVEGVGPVIATTVREWFEVDWHQRIVAAWADAGVRMADERDESIPQTLEGLTVVATGSLEGFTRDSVKEAIISRGGKASSSVSKSTDYVVVGANAGSKADKAEQLGVPMLDEQAFVRLLEQGPGGA is encoded by the coding sequence GTGACCGACCCTCGCGCCCGCCACCAAGACCTGGTGCAACAGATCGAGCAGCACCGCGCCGCCTATTACGGCGATGATGCCCCCACCATTTCCGACGCCGAGTACGACGCTCTCGAACGCGATCTGCGCGCCCTCGAGGCCGAATACCCGGAACTCGCTGAGCCGGATTCGCCGACGCAGACGGTTGGTTCCGCTGGCGTCGCCACCGGTTTTGCCACGGTCAAGCATCGCGAACGCATGATGAGCCTCGACAATGCTTTCTCGCTCGAAGACGTGGCCTCCTGGCTTGTCCGCGTGGGCAAAGAGGCCGGTGACCGCGAACTGGTGTGCGAGCCCAAGATCGACGGGCTATCGATCTCGCTGACGTACATGGACGGCGAGCTCACGCAGGGACTCACCAGGGGTGACGGCACGGCGGGCGAAGACGTGACCGCAAACGTGCGCACCATCAAGGGTTTGCCGGACCGGCTGAAGGGCGATCAGCTGCCAGCGTTGGTCGAGATCAGGGGTGAGGTGTACCTGCCGATCAAGGATTTCGAGGCGCTCAACGAGGCGCTCCTGGCCGACGGCAAGGCGCCCTACGCGAACCCGCGCAACACGGCAGCGGGTTCACTTCGTCAGAAGGATTCGAAGGTCACCGCGTCCAGGCCGCTCGCTGTCACCACCTACGCGCTGGGTGCGATCGAGTGGGGCGATCAGGCCCCCGACGCTCGGCTTGAGTCGCAATCAGGCATTTACGAGGTGCTATCCGACTGGGGTCTGCCCGTGAGCAGCCACGCGAAGGTGCTGCGGGGCATCGACGCTATCGAGAGCTACCTGCTCGAACTCGAGGCGAAGCGCCACAGCATGGTGCACGAGATCGACGGTGCCGTGCTGAAGGTCAACGAGCGAGCGGCCCAACGCGAGCTCGGTTCCACCTCGCGCGCCCCGCGCTGGGCGATCGCCTACAAGTTCCCGCCGGAAGAGGTGCACACGACGCTCGAAGACATCCGCGTGGACGTGGGTCGCACAGGGCGCGTGACGCCCTATGGCGTGATGACTCCCACCACCGTCGCGGGATCAACCGTCACCTATGCGACCCTGCACAACGCGCACGAGGTCAAGCGCAAGGGGGTGATGATCGGCGACACCGTGGTGCTCCGCAAGGCCGGCGACGTGATCCCCGAGATCGTGGGGCCCGTCGTCGCGGCGCGGACCGGCAAAGAGCGCGAGTGGACGATGCCCACCGAGTGCCCCTCGTGCGGTACCACCCTCGCGGAGCAAAAGGAGGGCGACAAGGATTTGCGTTGCCCCAACAGCGAGTTTTGTCCCGCGCAGATCACTGACCGCATCGCGTTCATCGGCTCGCGGGGTGCGCTCGACGTCGAGGGACTGGGCGACAAGGCGGCGATCGCACTCGTGGAGTCCGGCGTGCTTGCCAACGAGGCTGGGCTGTTCTCGCTCACGGAGCAGGACCTCCAGAAGGTCGACCTCTTTGTGCTCAAGTCCAAAGAGACGCTCACCAAGGCCCAGAGGGAGGCGGGGGCTGTCCCTCGAGAGCCAGGGGACCTTTCTCACAACGGCACCAAGCTCCTCGAAGAACTCGACAAGGCCAAGTCGCAGCCCTTGTGGCGGGTGGTCGTGTCGCTCAGCATCAGGCACGTGGGGCCGACGGCGTCGCGGGCGCTCGCGGGTGCGTTCGGCAGCATGGGCGCCATCCGTGAGGCCTCGGAAGCAGAACTCGCGGCAGTCGAGGGGGTCGGTCCGGTGATCGCGACCACCGTGCGCGAGTGGTTCGAGGTCGACTGGCACCAGCGGATCGTCGCGGCCTGGGCCGACGCCGGCGTGCGCATGGCCGACGAACGTGACGAGTCGATTCCGCAAACCCTCGAGGGACTCACCGTGGTCGCCACCGGCTCGCTTGAGGGCTTCACGCGCGACTCTGTCAAAGAGGCGATCATCTCCCGTGGAGGCAAGGCGTCGTCGTCCGTATCGAAGTCAACCGACTACGTGGTCGTGGGCGCGAACGCCGGCTCCAAGGCCGACAAGGCAGAGCAACTGGGAGTGCCCATGCTCGACGAGCAGGCATTTGTGCGCCTGCTCGAGCAAGGCCCCGGCGGGGCATAG
- a CDS encoding GNAT family N-acetyltransferase, producing the protein MTQSVRIVDPDDSGRLHEIGELTALAYLADGLIDNAHPYVPQLRDASARARDAVLLAMADGGHAEGKIVGTLTLVPPGSRFAELAKDDEFELRMLAVSPMERGRGIGRELTQAALAMAVERGANRVVLSTMETMRTAHRLYERLGFQRREDLDWVVTDNEDGTVTEIDLKDAPECAQEGVRLLGYSWEPDH; encoded by the coding sequence ATGACCCAGTCAGTACGCATAGTGGATCCAGACGATTCAGGACGGCTTCACGAGATTGGCGAGCTGACCGCGTTGGCGTATCTCGCCGACGGCCTCATCGATAACGCCCACCCGTACGTACCGCAATTGAGGGACGCGTCTGCCCGCGCACGCGACGCCGTGCTGCTCGCCATGGCGGACGGCGGCCACGCAGAAGGCAAGATCGTGGGCACCCTGACGCTCGTGCCCCCAGGCTCCCGCTTCGCGGAGCTCGCGAAGGACGACGAGTTCGAGTTGCGCATGCTCGCGGTGTCGCCGATGGAGCGCGGCCGCGGAATTGGCCGCGAACTCACCCAGGCGGCTCTTGCCATGGCCGTCGAACGCGGGGCCAACCGGGTGGTGCTGTCTACGATGGAGACGATGCGCACGGCGCACCGCTTGTATGAGCGCCTTGGCTTCCAAAGGCGTGAAGACCTCGACTGGGTGGTGACCGACAACGAGGACGGTACGGTCACCGAGATTGACCTGAAGGACGCGCCCGAATGCGCTCAAGAGGGCGTCCGGCTGCTGGGCTACTCGTGGGAGCCCGACCACTAG